The window GCGCAAGTTGATTTTTCGTGGGCGATCGCATTGCCAATCAAAGCAATCCTGTGAATATTCCTTCCTATGTCAGAACTGATGCAGCAATCTCCTATAAACGTCATAACTGGAACGCTGCACTCAATTTTAAGAACATCTTTAATGTCAAATATTATGACACCAATGCTTTCTTTATTTTCCCTCAAGCACCATTTACAGTTCAGGGAACGCTTTCAGTGCAGTTTTAATGAGTTGACTGATTTAAGTATCTTGTAGAAGACAAAAATTAATGTTTTATGTCAGAGGAAATCAAGAGGAAAATCAAGGCTTAGACAGTGCTTAAAATCTATACTGAGTGCAAAAAATCACATTATTTAGGTAAATTTCTTTAGAGATAGTCTCTTACTATCATCAGCTTGTTAATTTTTATTAACTTTTAGTTTAGAAATTTCCTTCTTTTCTTCTCCTTCCAAAGGTAAGAAAATGGTCAATACTTCTCCGTACTGAGGACGCTCACGCACAATTAATTTACCACCAATTGCTTGAAACAGATGCTTAGTGGCAGCAAGATTCAAACTAATGGTACCTGTTTCTGGTTGAAAGGTCAGTAGTTGACCAAGGGCTTTGCGAATTGGTGGTGTACATGTAGATGTTGTCACTGCACCACTATCTTTGAGCTGAGGTTGGGGCAGTAATTGTAACTTGAGTTGATCGCCAGCAGGAATTACTTGTACCTGAATATGGCTACCAGCAGGTAAACTGCGGGTGAAATTTTCCATCAACCCAGTCAGAACCCGATCTAGCATCGCCGGATTGCTGACTACGGTTGGTAGATGTTGAGGTAAAATCACATCCAACGTTAAATTACGTCGATTTGCCGCTTCTTGCCAACGGGGAATACTTGAGTGCAACACTTGCTCTAAGCACATTGCCGTTAACTGAGTGCTTGTAGGTTTGTCTGTAGCAGAAGTTTCCAATTCAGCTGCCCGAAACAGTAGTTCCATCCGATCAATCTGTTCGGTACACTCACGATCAATTATTTTTAAGCGCTGAATTACATTAGCAGGTAAGGTGCGCTGTTTAAGTAGCAATCTCGTGATCGTGCGAATAGTTGTCAAAGGAGTGCGAACTTCGTGAGCAAAAGCTTGTAATAATTCCACATCAGAGCGAGAAGAAGGGGGAGGCGAAGAAGGAGTGTGTGAGGAAGTAGAAGTAGTCTTTTGTGCTTCTGTATATCCTCCTGTCACTACATCTTCTGTTTCTGGTAACTCCGCTAGTAGCAGTTGACTAAACTGCACAACCATACGATAGTCTGGTGTCTTGGGATAGTATTTTTGTACTAATTCTTCCAGTTCTGTAAACAAATCTGGATTACTCAACATTACCCGTGCGCCCAAGGCTTGCCATGCTTGTTGAGCTACCTCTGGATCGAAAGAAAATAGAAACGCTCTTTTGCCGTCCTTTTCTTCTGCCAACACCAGCACTAATCTAAATTTATCTGTAAAAACCAGGCAAAACTGTTCTGTTGCTAATGGATCTGTTTTCAGCAATGGCAATATAGACTCATTAGGAGCAGTGACATCGGCGATCGCTACTTCCCCCTTGGGCATTTCAAAGGGCATCAGTGCCAATGGGTTAAATGGCTGTGCTGTAAAAGTGATTGACTGCAAGCTTTGAGTTAATTGAGAATTACTAAAGACTGGTGCAGGTGCAGCTAACACCAATCCTTGTCTAACATCATTAACATCAGATGAAACAGTTGTTAAATTTTTTAATAATAAATTTTCTGTGGCTGCCAGGCTGATACGCCACTGTTGCTGTGCCTTTGTAGAGGAACACACAGCCGCAGTTGATTGACTATTGTTTAATACTTCGCTCAGACTCGGCAAGATCCATTTGTACACAGGTTTTCACCCCTTAATTCAACAGCGACATTCAGCATTTTGGCAGGCTTTTCACTACTTAATTACGAGGTTATCCGTATTTAGGTGC is drawn from Chlorogloeopsis sp. ULAP01 and contains these coding sequences:
- a CDS encoding TonB-dependent receptor, with the protein product MGDRIANQSNPVNIPSYVRTDAAISYKRHNWNAALNFKNIFNVKYYDTNAFFIFPQAPFTVQGTLSVQF
- a CDS encoding HAMP domain-containing sensor histidine kinase yields the protein MYKWILPSLSEVLNNSQSTAAVCSSTKAQQQWRISLAATENLLLKNLTTVSSDVNDVRQGLVLAAPAPVFSNSQLTQSLQSITFTAQPFNPLALMPFEMPKGEVAIADVTAPNESILPLLKTDPLATEQFCLVFTDKFRLVLVLAEEKDGKRAFLFSFDPEVAQQAWQALGARVMLSNPDLFTELEELVQKYYPKTPDYRMVVQFSQLLLAELPETEDVVTGGYTEAQKTTSTSSHTPSSPPPSSRSDVELLQAFAHEVRTPLTTIRTITRLLLKQRTLPANVIQRLKIIDRECTEQIDRMELLFRAAELETSATDKPTSTQLTAMCLEQVLHSSIPRWQEAANRRNLTLDVILPQHLPTVVSNPAMLDRVLTGLMENFTRSLPAGSHIQVQVIPAGDQLKLQLLPQPQLKDSGAVTTSTCTPPIRKALGQLLTFQPETGTISLNLAATKHLFQAIGGKLIVRERPQYGEVLTIFLPLEGEEKKEISKLKVNKN